In Ctenopharyngodon idella isolate HZGC_01 chromosome 20, HZGC01, whole genome shotgun sequence, the following proteins share a genomic window:
- the LOC127502413 gene encoding trace amine-associated receptor 13c-like, with protein sequence MNLTAMNQSDGCQEYFCPERSVSLSVYVILYVAAAAVSLLTVCGNLLVIISVSHFKQLHTPANILILSLAVSDLLVGVFVMPLYLSWLIESCWTSGPVMCSVFYFVTFQATSVSVHTVSLIAADRFLALSYPFVYSEKISPTVICIATLFNWLFSFFYNFTLLFINGNFTDVTCPGECVSFVDEVSSLIDLLVVFLMPCTLIIILYTHIFVIVKKHATAIRALQVHNSTSKNRVSDKSERKAAILLGILVFVFLLCLLPYYICSLVIPYDRTDLFYVRDVTVIFFYLNSTINPIIYALFYPWFQKSLKLIFTLKVFNKDSSLMNVL encoded by the coding sequence ATGAATCTCACAGCAATGAACCAATCTGATGGCTGTCAGGAATATTTCTGTCCAGAGAGATCTGTTTCTTTATCTGTCTATGTGATTCTGTATGTGGCCGCAGCAGCTGTGTCTCTTCTGACCGTGTGTGGAAACCTGCTGGTCATCATCTCTGTTAGTCACTTCAAGCAGCTCCACACACCTGCTAACATCCTCATCCTCTCTTTGGCTGTGTCTGATCTGCTGGTCGGAGTTTTTGTGATGCCACTTTATTTGTCTTGGCTCATCGAGTCTTGTTGGACTTCTGGACCAGTGATGTGCTcggttttctattttgtgaCTTTTCAAGCAACAAGTGTGTCTGTTCACACTGTGTCTCTAATAGCAGCTGATCGGTTTTTGGCTTTAAGTTATCCTTTTGTTTACTCAGAGAAAATCTCACCCACTGTGATCTGCATAGCAACTTTATTTAACTGGCTGTTTTCATTCTTTTATAACTTCACTCTTCTGTTCATTAATGGAAACTTCACTGATGTCACATGTCCAGGAGAATGTGTTTCTTTTGTAGATGAGGTTTCATCCCTCATTGATCTCCTGGTTGTGTTTCTTATGCCATGTACACTCATCATAATATTATACACTCATATTTTTGTCATTGTTAAGAAACATGCGACTGCTATAAGAGCCCTTCAGGTTCACAACAGCACCTCTAAAAACAGAGTCAGTGACAAATCAGAGCGAAAAGCTGCGATTCTGCTGGGGATTCTGGTCTTTGTGTTTCTCCTGTGTTTACTGCCATATTACATTTGTTCTTTAGTGATTCCATATGACCGCACTGACTTGTTTTATGTCAGAGATGTTACTGTAATATTTTTCTATCTTAACTCCACCATTAATCCCATCATTTATGCCTTATTCTATCCCTGGTTTCAGAAGagcttaaaattaattttcacattaaaagtgtttaataaAGACTCCTCCTTGATGAATGTGCTGTAA